The following coding sequences lie in one Eremothecium sinecaudum strain ATCC 58844 chromosome IV, complete sequence genomic window:
- a CDS encoding HDL392Cp (Syntenic homolog of Ashbya gossypii AEL133C-A; Syntenic homolog of Ashbya gossypii NOHBY537 and Eremothecium cymbalariae Ecym_8113; No homolog in Saccharomyces cerevisiae): MVYSTHSQVVRKIVSVQWNDSYGNDSESMLGYSDDIVGNYVMSLLYKFLQFDSNFNVMLVFAHSYDIQPFHDRYLQNLNATSMGCNYSESCLDSYRDRESNILLTYSSAMLEACTYTDMVIFVNYLPDLEDYSLAVHTLKAGCGFCYLIYDPETVEADTRSPSICEDNSLESQLQRYHSVITDEQTPLSPVQIGPSMEMLATMLEVEESVLCNRYYDAVTY; the protein is encoded by the coding sequence ATGGTATACTCTACTCATTCACAGGTGGTCAGGAAGATAGTTTCGGTGCAATGGAATGACTCGTATGGAAATGACTCTGAGAGCATGTTGGGTTACAGCGACGACATAGTTGGTAACTATGTCATGTCCCTTCTGTACAAGTTCCTACAGTTTGACTCCAACTTCAACGTAATGCTGGTGTTTGCTCACAGCTATGATATCCAACCTTTCCACGATAGGTATCTACAAAACCTAAACGCCACCTCTATGGGCTGTAACTACTCTGAATCGTGTCTGGACAGTTACCGTGATAGAGAGTCCAACATTCTTCTAACTTACAGCTCGGCGATGCTAGAAGCCTGCACATACACAGATATGGTTATCTTTGTCAACTACCTACCAGACTTAGAGGACTACAGTTTGGCTGTTCATACACTAAAAGCTGGCTGCGGGTTCTGTTATTTGATTTACGACCCGGAGACTGTTGAGGCCGACACGCGAAGCCCATCAATTTGCGAAGACAACAGTCTTGAAAGCCAGCTTCAAAGGTATCACAGTGTCATAACGGACGAACAGACTCCTCTAAGTCCAGTACAAATAGGTCCAAGCATGGAGATGCTGGCTACGATGCTTGAAGTCGAGGAAAGTGTTCTATGCAACCGCTACTACGATGCGGTGACCTACTAA
- the STE3 gene encoding Ste3p (Syntenic homolog of Ashbya gossypii AEL131C; Syntenic homolog of Saccharomyces cerevisiae YKL178C (STE3)), which produces MSFIGSIVTLRSLALVLLLPPLLWHSTTRNTPAVILITWLVLMNIKGIVDTSVWGGADFDEQWHGYVWCDFMVRLQVGANIGVSCAVANIAYNLHVILKANDVLPDAKSGRKLFVDLCFCLLIPFLVMLGLYFVQVYRYGIFQYNGCQPILTPTWATVLFYTMWMPLCSLVGFVYALLLLRVFYKKRKDVRDILHCTNSGLNLSRFARLLTFCLCIILIMFPFSLYSFISELEYVDGGYDFGLLATSPTRSEVLFEPSTPSYDTWLYITMSYLVFLIFGLGSDAVKLYAKCARALGAGVILDRLNRYLRNNSNSRMSRLTKQFLSKQTHSDFYTGTMSDSSGMHGDIKTVQTTPTNFVIDYRLPQDFKRQERRRRKGAMVADVIQGHHAVSFEDMMKSVNDEIDFSQPVDTSPFTEVAYSEISAFDKSVKEVDETISLESGSTRNEK; this is translated from the coding sequence ATGTCTTTTATTGGTTCTATCGTAACTTTACGCTCATTGGCATTAGTGCTGCTTCTTCCGCCTCTACTATGGCACTCAACAACTAGAAATACTCCCGCAGTCATCCTTATAACATGGTTAGTGCTTATGAATATCAAGGGAATTGTGGATACATCGGTATGGGGAGGGGCCGATTTTGATGAACAATGGCATGGCTACGTTTGGTGTGATTTTATGGTGAGATTGCAGGTCGGCGCCAACATTGGTGTGTCTTGCGCTGTCGCTAACATTGCGTATAATTTACACGTGATATTAAAGGCGAACGATGTGCTACCTGACGCCAAGTCGGGGAGGAAACTATTCGTTGATTTATGCTTCTGCTTACTGATACCATTCCTGGTAATGCTTGGGTTGTATTTTGTGCAGGTTTACCGTTATGGTATTTTCCAATACAATGGGTGTCAGCCAATCCTAACACCTACGTGGGCCACGGTTTTATTTTACACAATGTGGATGCCATTGTGCTCGCTAGTCGGTTTTGTTTACGCTCTGCTATTGTTGCGGGTGTTCTATAAGAAGCGGAAGGACGTCAGAGATATTCTACATTGCACCAATTCCGGACTAAATCTTTCAAGATTTGCACGGTTGCTAACCTTCTGCTTGTGTATCATCCTCATAATGTTTCCCTTCTCGCTGTACTCGTTTATTAGCGAGCTGGAGTATGTGGACGGTGGCTACGACTTCGGTCTGCTCGCTACTTCACCAACGAGGAGCGAAGTGCTATTCGAGCCTTCCACCCCCTCCTATGACACATGGCTCTACATTACAATGTCATATCTTGTTTTCCTAATATTCGGTCTCGGCTCTGACGCAGTTAAGCTGTACGCCAAGTGCGCAAGAGCACTTGGCGCAGGCGTTATATTGGACAGATTAAACCGCTACTTACGCAACAACTCCAATTCTCGTATGTCGAGGCTCACGAAACAATTCCTCTCCAAGCAAACACACTCCGATTTCTACACCGGCACAATGAGTGACTCCTCCGGCATGCATGGGGACATAAAGACAGTTCAGACTACACCAACAAACTTTGTAATTGACTACAGACTACCGCAGGACTTTAAAAGGCAAGAAAGACGCCGTAGAAAGGGAGCGATGGTCGCCGACGTTATACAGGGTCACCATGCCGTCTCTTTTGAAGATATGATGAAATCCGTTAATGACGAAATAGACTTTAGCCAACCTGTTGATACATCACCTTTTACGGAAGTTGCTTATAGTGAAATATCGGCTTTTGACAAGTCCGTTAAAGAGGTGGACGAAACGATTAGTCTTGAAAGCGGTTCTACCCGAAACGAGAAATGA
- the TOH1 gene encoding Toh1p (Syntenic homolog of Ashbya gossypii AEL130C; Syntenic homolog of Saccharomyces cerevisiae YJL171C), whose protein sequence is MRQISLILIFQILLLFGRVDSKFRFRPKRKMKPLAGTYGGSRYKIIDFTNTGFNGTYTPVSALLNSEGPDCSCHVAAPIWFTGDHAPLDDEFSIHFRGPLKLHKFAHYVSPYFVFGDPYSEDWERLSYYDAKSQTAENVTFMLKGGANSPCLGKALTYASASGKGPSSSPVPLADGVLLNSDEEYSLFSGVPCGASGLGNDCGVYRDGIPAYHGFAAGTRMFLFQFEMPTETLPKTNNYTYYDLPAIWLLNANIPRTGQYPYHPNCSCWSSGCGEFDVFESMNLTEANHLYPAIHTYQGIGDIGRGIQPPAFIQRDPNAVMNGGIIFDSERGIRVFITKSSDHYYDILPVEVLDEMMEDISPRDIFHIELPVVDVNLPEDEEEEGREDPPSDETPEDDEEEDNPDDEYPDDDDYEDEFPDEDEDEDQDQDEDEDEDNEKDEDECEDDDDDDNPDDDDEDGNPDEKECTKKKSAYGANSTESLSVSKRAKAAGKSKQVVRRVRNHRLKRDNTGDQTFMKISEQKFEKVQLSSASRLLLHSTEMLSGSVIVLCASLVYLLT, encoded by the coding sequence ATGCGACAGATTTCGTTAATTCTAATATTCCAGATACTTTTACTCTTTGGAAGAGTTGATTCAAAATTTCGGTTCCGTCCTAAAAGGAAGATGAAGCCATTGGCTGGTACTTATGGTGGTAGCCGGTATAAGATAATTGATTTTACCAATACTGGTTTTAACGGTACTTACACTCCCGTGAGTGCGTTACTTAATAGTGAGGGTCCTGATTGTAGCTGTCATGTGGCTGCCCCCATATGGTTTACTGGAGATCATGCCCCATTGGACGATGAATTTTCGATCCATTTTCGGGGACCTTTAAAATTACACAAGTTTGCCCATTATGTGTCACCTTATTTTGTATTTGGGGACCCTTACTCCGAGGATTGGGAAAGGCTGTCATACTATGATGCTAAATCTCAAACTGCTGAAAATGTAACGTTCATGCTTAAAGGTGGTGCGAATTCCCCATGTTTAGGTAAGGCGTTGACTTATGCTTCTGCTTCCGGAAAGGGCCCGTCGTCATCTCCGGTGCCGCTAGCTGACGGTGTTTTACTTAACTCTGATGAAGAGTATAGTCTTTTCTCAGGTGTTCCGTGTGGTGCATCTGGACTAGGTAACGATTGCGGTGTTTATCGTGATGGTATACCTGCTTACCATGGCTTCGCTGCCGGTACAAGAATGTTTTTGTTCCAATTTGAGATGCCAACAGAGACGCTCCCAAAGACTAACAATTATACATATTATGACTTACCAGCAATCTGGCTATTAAACGCTAACATTCCTAGGACTGGGCAATACCCTTATCATCCCAATTGTTCTTGTTGGTCTAGCGGGTGCGGTGAGTTCGATGTATTCGAGTCTATGAATCTCACTGAAGCCAACCATCTATATCCAGCTATCCATACGTACCAAGGAATTGGGGATATAGGAAGAGGTATACAACCTCCAGCATTTATTCAAAGAGATCCTAATGCTGTGATGAATGGAGGGATTATATTTGATTCAGAGAGAGGCATCCGAGTTTTTATAACTAAAAGTAGTGATCACTACTATGATATATTACCCGTTGAGGTTTTGGATGAGATGATGGAAGATATTTCCCCAAGGGATATATTCCATATCGAGCTTCCAGTTGTTGACGTCAATTTACCTGAAgacgaggaagaagaaggtaGAGAAGACCCTCCAAGTGATGAAACTCCAGAAGATGACGAGGAAGAAGACAACCCCGATGATGAGTATcctgatgatgatgactACGAAGACGAATTTCctgatgaagatgaggatgaagatCAAGATCAAGATGAagacgaagatgaagataacgaaaaagatgaagatgaatgtgaggatgatgatgatgatgataatccagatgacgatgatgagGATGGAAATCCTGATGAAAAAGAATGTACTAAGAAGAAGTCTGCTTATGGCGCAAATTCAACAGAGTCCCTCTCTGTTTCCAAAAGAGCCAAAGCCGCTGGAAAAAGTAAACAGGTAGTTAGAAGGGTTAGAAATCATCGTTTGAAACGCGACAATACTGGTGACCAGACTTTTATGAAGATTTCAGAACAAAAATTTGAAAAAGTGCAACTGTCGTCTGCCTCCAGACTGCTGCTACACTCCACCGAAATGCTAAGCGGCTCCGTTATAGTCTTATGTGCTTCCTTAGTATACTTGCTTACATAG
- the ASG7 gene encoding Asg7p (Syntenic homolog of Ashbya gossypii AEL129C; Syntenic homolog of Saccharomyces cerevisiae YJL170C (ASG7)), which produces MAAFSLAPSLEANIQGYTCQCKSCEKSLLWKPWLVRLFLGGFICPLFWMVNMYLYLRIHCWGKSDILLPLVAPNELPTQLELEKDVINMKLLHETVDDSIEEFWENSTVLGPASTSRTSLSTSEVPTEITHSDYLKEIAKTVIHSHDYFRTVFLNWFLLSLCGLAGFLVIIIFLVVLPIYYSRVLHQ; this is translated from the coding sequence ATGGCAGCATTTTCCCTGGCGCCGTCTCTAGAAGCAAATATACAAGGCTACACTTGTCAATGCAAAAGCTGTGAAAAATCCCTATTATGGAAACCCTGGCTTGTCAGGTTGTTTTTAGGGGGCTTTATTTGCCCATTGTTTTGGATGGTAAATATGTACTTGTACTTGCGCATTCATTGTTGGGGCAAGTCCGATATATTACTTCCACTCGTAGCTCCTAACGAGCTGCCCACCCAACTAGAACTTGAAAAGGACGTGATTAACATGAAATTGCTCCATGAAACCGTTGATGACTCTATAGAGGAATTTTGGGAGAATTCAACGGTCCTGGGTCCCGCTTCTACGTCCCGAACATCGTTATCTACAAGCGAGGTTCCTACTGAAATCACACATTCCGATTACTTAAAAGAAATTGCCAAAACCGTTATACATTCTCATGACTACTTTAGAACAGTCTTCCTTAATTGGTTTTTATTATCTCTATGTGGCTTGGCAGGCTTTCTAGTCATAATAATATTCTTAGTTGTTCTACCAATTTATTACTCCAGGGTGCTTCATCAGTAA